One Gossypium raimondii isolate GPD5lz chromosome 3, ASM2569854v1, whole genome shotgun sequence genomic window carries:
- the LOC105794259 gene encoding pentatricopeptide repeat-containing protein At4g19191, mitochondrial, protein MAARTVTQGLNVFSKFLSVKLWNSRIKEAVNQESAQKALLLFCQMKQKDLEPNNLTFPFVAKACAKLSDLKCSQSVHSQILKSPFGNNIFIQTAVADMYVKCDKVDYAYKVFERMPERDLAAWNAMLLGFAQFGFLGEVFCLLDGMRLAGIHPDSVTVVGLSLGVLSVKSLELVRGIHAFGIQNGVAANVTVANTWISVYAKCGDLASSEKVFDEIDVKTVISWNSMIAGYANFENFLDAFGLYRRMLVAGIRPDASSIVSLISSCVQPEALFQGTLIHSHGIKLGCDLNLSVTNTLISMYSKCGDVNSARLLFDCMSDRTHVSWTVMISGYAEKGNMDEAMSLFFSMEKVGETPDLVTILSLLSGCSKTGSLELGKLIDSYAKSKEFKDNIMVCNALIDMYSKCGSIVEAKEVFHAMREKTIVSWTTMISGCAMNGQFEEALDLFHQMRSLGLKPNHITFLVVLQACTHAGFLDKGWEFFNMMTIVYDISPGLDHYSCMADLLGRKGKLKEALEFVLNMPIEPDAAILSALLSACKVHQNIEIGKYVASRLLEMEPQEAAPYVEMANIYASTGKWDRVAMIRLLMKHNKVSKSPGESLIQINGKTHRFTVEDRSNSEGVLIFTLLDDLALQLKDDGYLLHLGYIPEFEFI, encoded by the coding sequence ATGGCAGCGCGGACTGTTACTCAAGGTCTCAAcgttttttctaaatttttatctGTTAAACTATGGAACTCGCGGATAAAGGAGGCTGTAAATCAAGAAAGTGCCCAAAAAGCCCTTCTTCTCTTTTGCCAAATGAAGCAAAAAGATTTGGAACCAAACAACTTAACCTTTCCATTCGTTGCAAAAGCTTGTGCCAAGCTTTCCGATCTCAAATGCTCCCAATCTGTCCACAGCCAAATCTTGAAATCCCCATTTGGAAACAACATTTTCATTCAAACAGCAGTGGCTGATATGTACGTAAAATGTGATAAAGTGGATTATGCATACAAAGTGTTTGAAAGAATGCCCGAAAGAGATTTGGCGGCTTGGAATGCAATGCTTCTGGGTTTTGCTCAGTTCGGTTTTCTAGGTGAAGTTTTTTGTCTTCTTGATGGGATGAGGTTAGCTGGAATCCACCCTGATTCAGTCACTGTTGTGGGACTTAGTCTGGGAGTTTTGAGTGTGAAGAGTTTGGAATTAGTTAGAGGAATTCATGCCTTTGGGATTCAAAATGGGGTAGCTGCTAATGTTACTGTAGCTAACACTTGGATTTCGGTATATGCCAAATGTGGTGACTTGGCATCGTCTGAGAAGGTTTTTGATGAGATTGATGTGAAGACTGTCATCTCCTGGAATTCCATGATTGCTGGATATGCAAACTTCGAAAATTTTCTTGATGCTTTTGGTTTATATCGAAGGATGTTAGTAGCAGGAATTAGGCCTGATGCAAGCTCTATTGTCAGCTTGATTTCATCTTGCGTGCAACCAGAAGCACTATTTCAAGGAACGCTAATTCATTCTCATGGAATCAAATTGGGTTGTGACTTGAACTTATCTGTAACCAATACCCTTATATCCATGTATTCCAAGTGTGGAGATGTTAATTCTGCAAGACTCTTATTTGACTGCATGTCTGATAGGACACATGTTTCGTGGACTGTTATGATTAGTGGATATGCTGAGAAAGGAAATATGGATGAGGCAATGTCCTTATTTTTTTCAATGGAAAAAGTTGGTGAGACACCTGATTTGGTTACTATACTTTCTTTGCTTTCAGGTTGCAGCAAGACAGGGTCCCTTGAGCTTGGAAAATTAATTGACAGTTATGCCAAATCTAAAGAGTTCAAAGATAATATAATGGTTTGTAATGCTCTAATAGACATGTATTCGAAATGTGGTAGTATAGTTGAGGCTAAGGAGGTCTTTCATGCCATGCGTGAGAAGACTATTGTTTCTTGGACTACCATGATCTCTGGTTGTGCTATGAATGGACAATTTGAAGAAGCTTTGGACCTTTTCCATCAGATGAGGAGTTTGGGCTTGAAACCTAACCACATAACGTTCCTTGTTGTCCTTCAAGCTTGCACTCATGCAGGCTTTCTTGATAAAGGATGGGAGTTCTTCAATATGATGACCATAGTTTATGATATCAGTCCTGGATTAGATCATTATTCATGTATGGCAGATCTTCTTGGACGTAAAGGTAAGCTAAAAGAAGCTTTGGAGTTTGTTCTAAATATGCCAATTGAACCAGATGCTGCCATACTGAGTGCATTGCTTAGTGCTTGCAAGGTTCACCAGAACATTGAGATTGGTAAGTACGTAGCAAGTCGTTTGCTTGAGATGGAGCCTCAAGAGGCTGCCCCATATGTGGAGATGGCAAATATATATGCATCAACTGGAAAGTGGGATAGAGTTGCAATGATAAGGTTATTGATGAAACACAACAAAGTGAGCAAATCCCCTGGGGAAAGCCTCATTCAGATTAATGGAAAAACACATAGATTTACTGTTGAAGATAGAAGTAACTCTGAAGGTGTGCTTATATTTACTTTGTTGGATGATTTagcattgcaattaaaagatgaTGGATATCTTCTGCATTTGGGGTATATTCCAGAATTTGAATTCATTTGA